ACAATAGGCTGTATAGTGAGGGGATTTCACACAGCTAAAATTCCCTTATGAGCTACAACGCTCATATTTGTGTACACTCTTCAGAATTGTaatctgtgggtgtcactgattAGGCTGATACCCCAATTCATGGAGCCAAGATCCATAGGTAAGCCTGTACATTGCAATATGAATGTTCAGCACAGTAGGTTGACTGGTGAGCTTAATGTGGCTCATTTCACACCGGTTTCAAAGTCCCGCAATAAGTgctacaacgctaatatttgtgtaaactcttcaGAATTGTAATCTGTGAATGTTACAGAGTAGGCGGATACACAATTTCATTGACCCAAGATACATAGGAAAGGTGATACAGTACATATAAGTATTCCCAGTGCTTTACTTGGACTAAAATAGGTgctggtactcattttgggtgccggtactgttttaattttaggtgcaggagctccacaatacttttgagctaatattctataagaggaacaggagctcaagcagtataACGTTTCAGGTGCAGGTATccagctccggtgagctcctgcccaagacaagcattaaaagggaaaggggactacctaatcagttgtacaactgaatgccttcaactgaaatgtgtcttccgcatttaacccaacccctctagtATGCCCTTAATGCAATTTTAAAGTCTAATACATCCACAGTGCGACACCAACAGTTTTTTTGTGTCATATTAACTattaattgtcttttgttgaatTGATATAAAAACATTATGACCTTGTTAGCATTATTTAGTCTAAATATTGTGACGACCCTCTcactctgtctgccgaattctttctctttgctcttttccttaataggatgtcgatgggcggagccgggagagtcgtcagcgaaatgggacacacctgggctcgggtgtgtcccaggataaatgcacctcttccgcattcattgaggagactctctccatgcagacacactgttagagtttggttgtggcatttttgtggccattttgtttgtttgtttgctttggcacctttcaacgccccacattatcacatttatgcatgcaaacactcacttacactactgattactgactacacacaccattgttaattgtatttagtttactttatttaataaatatattttgttattccttgtctccatgttgtctcccttttgttatgAACATCAAGCCAGTTCGTGACAATATGGCATTATTCCAATATGTGTATCAATTTGAATCACTTTCCATGGGGCACTTTCATTTTGAAGGCAAAACGCAAATTCCCCTTgaggctaatccttattgtggctagcttcacccAGATCTATGCTTAGCTGGTCATGTATTTTACTGTTAGCTGTAGTACGGCTAGTGAGGGTCATTGTGGTCGATTGTGTAGCATTGGGTAACATTTATGTTTACACTACTATagtggtgtcacgttctgaccttatttctcttgtattttctttgttttagtatggtcagggtgtgagttgggtgggttatctatgttttgtgtttctatgttgggtttttcgtttggcctgatatggttctcaatcagaggcaggtgttagtcattgtctctgattgggaaccatatttaggtagcctgttttctgttgtgttttgtgggtggttgtcttccgtgtttgtgtggtccacacggaactgttttgGTGTtcttattcactttgttatttttgtattgttgtcgTGTTCAGCATTATTAAAtataatggacacttaccacgctgcgcattggtccgacctttcttactcctcgttagatgaggaggacgaattcCGTTACAAGTGGGTAATCTGTTGAAATGTGTTGGACAAACATACATACAATTGGTTATACATGTATATGGTTATAAATGCTAGATGGCATGTCTTTTGCACTATTTGTAAGTGAaaagcatttattttggtataGATACTAATTCATTGTTAAAGAGACATAGGATATGAAAGTATGTGAATATTTTTTTTGATGTAGATATTTTTATTTTGATGACAACTGAGAATTGATCATTTTCTACAAAGCAACTGTAATAAACCAGATAATTGACCCTTGACACTTTGGAACAAATCTGTGTATTATGTTCTATTCTATTGTTTCTCCTATTTTACAGGAAACATGTTATTTGTTTTCCTGGTCAcaagcattaaaaaaaaaatattacaggaaattagctttaaaactgcaaagttctcagcctcatggcaaaatgtgtataattgcaggaaacagcacatttttctctctgccccataaCATGTTGTTATGATAATGTTATCTGGCTTAGGGGTGGCTGACGCTACCACACATTCATGGACATTACCCTGCACATATTGTGTAAACCTGTGCTGAATTTATTGCTTTTATCTTTTTGAATAATTCATTGTTTATATTTTACTGATGATTTGAACCCATGCTCAGATGAAATCTCTCTCCTGGATGAAACAATTTATCAGTCACTCTCCCCCATCCTCACCTACAGGCACTCCTGGCTGGCTGAGTTAGTGCTGTATAGCCTATTTGAGCCAATGCAAACAACACTATTTAGGATATCTAGTTTATTCTGTATGCTGTCTCACGTTTGAAAGAAATCCTGTTTATCAGCCTCATtttctttaaaacagcaacattttctctcagcctcatgtcaAAAAGCAATCGTGACCCTGTTTATAGTATCTGTAGGCTAGACAATGTTAATAGACATGAACAGAATTGTTTGTATTTCCCCTTTCATGCGACACAAACACATTTTTCTAAAGTAATCAAATCAGTTAGTTGGAGTTATTTCACCTGTTACTGAaatagttgttccagtttagatggtttaggtGGTCTCATTTATTCATCTTTCTAACCCtaacagtcattctgaatgcagattgTGGGTGAATACAAGTTCACATTTTTGATATCCCCAGtcggctggattccaataggaattagacatcactttgcaagtcagcataatgtgactttATGCTGGTTTTGCGGGTGACCAGCATATGTTGTTGACCAGCTTGTGTGTCCAAAACACAACAATGGCTGGTCTCATAGCGAAAACACAATGAagtctggggcctgttgcacaaaactaggataagggattaagccaggatatcttggtgatcctggctcaattgatccgtaatccggttgcactaaagatggatagggggcaggaggatatgttatggtataaattaccatggagatttattctgtggagctagcctgctccagaccaggctaaattccaggatctatttaatctcatccctaatgtcagtcagcagtcaccacaaatggaaaccaatagttatttcactgctcactatacattgttatcacatataactagacccactgttattatttaaacgtttgtgatcattaatttcaatgattttggataaaaaatgatttttagatgatgttgctatcattagataatttacagtttcccatagactataaggctatatataaaatgatagaatattagggccacagaggggaaaaaaacacaagtcataatattgtaaccagttgttttaaaggaggacagttgttaaaatgacagatgtggggcatttcgtgaaattgtacttcagtatggtttcataaacaaagacatgctgatgtgccagaatattaagtatcacattgtcataagtatcaaaactgtaaaaacaatatgtagcttttctgcagaaagaaccagcctcataaatttatgactttatcctttttcttcagtgtggccctagtactctgtcatataaacaaatacacattccatatgaatataaaaacacaatgtgtaacattatgttcctttattgaataaggacaaaacaaagcaggtaaaccatcagctcctttcgaaactgaagtcacagtgactctacaagatggaaagcacagaatccaagcatattatacaaaatgatacatacacattcaaaggtctgtatataacacaccctgcatgtctgcacactaaaataaatgcaggacaaatccatacacatcaactgaacagacaaatgaatggatgcagtagcctccctgcagccttgtattacacacagtataccgcacaaacatcataagaggccaaattcgtcaaaaaacgaacccaaaaaaacccaaattcctctgccaccgcaggacatatttaaccaaaattgaaagcacacatactaactaaaataattcaacacatattggtccctcagcagccgaccactgtcgtcatcagggaagattgccggattgtcccagtccatggctggtggcactctgggggccctctccttcctcaggcaggccacattgtggaggacagcacaagccacagtaatatcacatgccctaacagggctgacccttaatttgtgaaggcagtgaaagcgtgccttcaggaggccaaaggtcatttcaactctggccctggtcctggcatgggcatggttgtaggcctgctgtgcttcctgggggtctgtgaaaggtgtcaggagaaaaggctggcagccataccccctgtctcccagcaacacaccagagaattcacctgtcaacacaaaatctcatcattactacctcataaacacagtgatattcttgacacagccatgatggttataaataggggttgtgtggcttaccttgtgataggcactgatagatttcagaggcccgaaagattctggagtcatggactgagccaggccattttgccacaacattgctgatcacacagtcagcattgcagaccatctgaaatcataagatgaggaatattacaccaatcaatgcacatcactggcaatgcagagtgttcgtcaatggacaatatcaaaaagttatgttcacctgaacattaatgctgtgaaaggatttcctattcacaaaatcggcctcatgggcacctgaaggggcttttatccttatgtgtgtgcagtccactgcaccaatgacattggggaaacctgtcacacaaagtaatgagtatcctactatgtgttaacagttgtcctgtaatttgtagatcctcttacctgcaatcctatagaactcctctttgatgtcacagagtcttctgtggccagggaaggagatgaagacatctgctaatgctttgatagccagacacacactccttattgtgcggcaaattgtggccttgttcagctgttctgcatcccccactgagtacaggaaggctccactagcaaaaaagcgcaaggccacacaaaccatttgctccacactcagtgcatggctccgtgcagtgcggtgcttaatcctgggacgcagtagtctgcatagatacctgatgccatctgcagaaaacctgtatctttcatatagatggtcatcagggaaggccagtgggtccaaccggtccctgaagaccctttctcgcctgaaggctctcctcagcacaagtgcttcttcatccaccacatctcgcacgaatgggcatgccattgtcagagcagaaaggaacacacaattttgggccttcatataggctagtggccacacctggtgctgggggggtgggcaaaagagggcgatgccttataacgatgacttggttgtactgattgctgggaaaataaaaaaaaccttagaaagatgccaccgtcctgtgtgctcacaataagagctcatatgtcatggctcacttgactttacgagaatatacctaatttttattttgagctgtgtcatcttcttggagctgggggaggaaagaaaaataatgattaatacatttgtgttacagttagcatacagtgtacattgaaggcatatctcacctccctctcaagtttttttatttcaaggtccagtttcctaattgtcctcttttttatttcggactccagtgcaagattttccatctttttcttcttgtactgaatgtctatgtctgccagttctatttggcgccggaggtggttgccatacaactttctgatagcttgtgagctctgtgaacacaatacaattagcgcagctggaatttggcaggatgtggtgtccttttattaatacgcactatgttgccaggctggttttcccactgtatagcatctgggtcctgtaaaagaaattagattttttgattttgatgaggactcctcaccattgtagagtaaatagtactttcacagtcttaacatgatacctcatgccttctggaatccagagagatggtctcctcctcatcatcgtctccatcatgtgctgttgctgctgcactggggccttcaccctatcacatttaatcggattcatattgaagctagtagacaagacatgccaggcctacagtatgcctttgatggagtactcactggatcagcatcgtctggtgcttgtgctggtggctctaacaggaacacagtgctgccagacactgcaaggcaataggtaaaccaaagtcagacagtccaaattgattcaatatgaatgtggttgtatcccatgtagagatggaaggacataccttgaatgaagcgggtggcatcttgggaggaacctatgctcgtctctttccccccagggatcccctctaagacgggcctgcctttatttagctccaaggccatgtcctctgctggggtaaggtcagcctttggtgacccaccacccgtgccttgtctgtgggtattctttttcactgctaaaacagtacagacaatgtgtgagcaggcaccttctgggtacaatatatgcttgtgctttgttaaatattagtcagggaccataccattctgcagaatgttcttgtatttgattttgacctgctgctgtttaatctacacacacacacacacacacacacacacacacacacacacacacacacacacacacacacacacacacacacacacacacacacacacacacatttaatggagtcacactgcaaaaaattacttggtatttttgtcttgttttcagtaaaaatatcaaaaaatttatcatagctttatacagtgtgatggagttactttacacaatttcactcatatctgcagtgcatttcaattaaaaatttaaccgtttcataattacagtacaactgcatttttggagatgtgaattaaatatttgaattgtaattgtgatgtttcagcggagcggtgagtgtgtaattgtgcactacttacgcattcaggcggtctgcaatactttgccacgctttttctctttgctttatcactgtggcggtgttgcctttcttcttaattatatcttttacctcctcgtatgcctccatgaggatttgtgcttccgacggggaaaagtacgcggctctagttgccatggtaaatcagttaatctgtgatctgtggcggggtctatttgagtgagccgtgagcgcgcacctatccaggattggtttcacctggcttaatgaatccgtgtctgctcatcctggcttggtctttgtgcaaccaattaagcctggacgcacatgttttggcttcattgagctcagctgagtcatttatcccggatgtcttaattctacttttgtgcaacaggcccctggtctcatagtgaaaacacaacaaaggctggtcTCATAgtgaaaacacaacgaaggctggtctcatagtgaaaacacaacaaaggctggtctcatagcgaaaacacaacaaaggctggtctcatagcgaaaacacaacaaaggctggtctcatagcgaaaacacaacaaaggctggtctcatagcgaaaacacaacaaaggctggtctcatagtgaaaacacaacaaaggctggtctcatagtgaaaacacaacaaaggctggtctcatagtgaaaacacaacaaaggctggtcTCATAgtgaaaacacaacgaaggctggtctCATAGTGAAAGCACAACGAAGGCTGGTCTTCAGCGAAAACACGTTTATGCAGTTTTTTTCAGAAGGATTGTGCTTGTGACCTGGTCTGTCTGTGCTTTTGACCCAAGGCCTTTAGAAGGCACTAAGTCAAGCTGATTTGAAAATATTTTTGTTCTCTTCCTATGAAATTCAGATGACGTTTCTGAGCATGTCTAGATTATGATCTACAGGGTCATCAGTATGTCAAACGACAAGTCAGCAGCATCCTGGTTAGATACAGATGACTTACGGATATGGAACATAATGGTGCTTCTGTGCATCAGAACCACACAGCAAACATGTTCTCACCTCGTTAAAAGGACAACATTTATGCGTCTTAAAACGGTCACTGTCAACAAATAATTTATTATCACTATCCTAAGCCTCGCCAACACAGCCAGCCACAGGTATTCATGGTGCATGGACACTTCAAAACCTCCATTAAAGAGTGCTAGCACCTGTTGAAAATAGTTTAGCTCACAGGACTAGGGTGGTTGAGAAGTCTGCACATTGTCCCAGAGAATCTCTACCTCGATCCGACAGTCTTCTGAGAGAGCCGGAGTTGGACCGTCTCTGTGGAGTCAGTTGATGAAGTGCTGAGTGTCTTTCCAGCCGGAGGCCTTCATAGTCATGCATCTCTGCTAGCTCCGCTGAGAGGCCCGGGCCTGCCAGCATACTGCAGTCTTCAGGCCCAGGGAAGAAAGGGACACCTTCCTGTTCTGAAGTTCTCATGACTCTCCTCAGTTTTTCATCTATTTCTGTTTCTGATGGCTCAGGTCAAACCATAGATAATTGTTGCAGCTGCTCTGGCACATTGAGATgacctctttaaaaaaaaaaatcgctCTTCCTTCTCATTCTTCTTTCTGTTGGAAGGGTGGAAGAGAACAAAGGCCAAAGACAGAAATCACTTTTGCAAAAGACAATatttcaatttattttattttatcctcTCCAATGATAACCATATTTGTCTTGAGATTTAATGTTGCTTTGATTTGGGCTTGGTGAGTAAGTATGCACTTTAATAGTATTGTTTTAAAGATATACTGTATCCTTTTGTATTATGTACCCAACAGTTACAATTGTTGAAGAATAAATGGCCATTACACAAAAACTCCCCTATAAAAGCTAAAGCAAATATATCAAAATTAACTTCTTCCATCCCCATTCAGATGGAGCCAGTATAAATGTAacatggttgcatcactgccatGCCTTCAGAAGACAGCGGGGAGCTTAGAAATGCATCTTTATAGTCTAGAGGAGTGCTATTTAGAGGAGGACTATTTTTCTATTAGTTGATAAGTCACCTGGCTGCTGAGGGGCTTGATTATTACAGATGATGATCACTAGACAGGAAATTATCAGAGAGGCACCCAAGACCCCTACGGTGCATCCCTCAAGCCTCTCACTAAATATGACATTCTTATTACTGTCatagagacagctgtttatttcTACGCTCTCATCCCGGAGACATATCACAGGCCTACCTGGCCTGCATAGCCACCCTTACCGTTGCTCACAACAACCATTCCATCATTCTGTCTGGGAGCTGTCTTCGTCAGCATCAGCGGTGTGACATTACCGAGCGGAAGCCTTCCATTTCATTGCTGCCATGTCCCAAGCACACTCTCACCGGATCCCATTGCTCAACTCCTGACAGCTTTCCCATCAGAGAGCCCTTTTCCATATACAAGTCTAATGTACGTGCAGTTACaccaccagccctctctctctcttgtccaccccttcctctctccctctatccttccaccCAATCCAATCTTCAGAGCCAGTGCCAGCTATTTCACTAATGTTTCCCACATTACCAGCGACCTGTTATATCAAAAACTCCTTGTCCGTCCACAATAGGAATATCATATTAGTGTTGTTACTAAATGCCAGCGGTCAGAGGCATGAATCATTCAGGCACAACAGAGTATTGTTCCCAAACAATAACACCAATAAAACGGGCAAGAATGATACATTTCTTCTCCAGATCTCACAGAACTATGTGAACAGTTATTATGGGTTTGGGGTTCAGTGGAAGCAACAAAGTCATGAATAAGAATCCCATTGAAGTTGAATCCGAGGGCACTTATACACGGTGACAGACAGTTGCACCAGAAGCTAGCCACCACAACATTACCCAATCCCTACACTTCCACAAACAGCACCTGACCTCAGTTCCATTTCCTCACATCAAAATACTACCCTCGCTACAAAGTTGGAGTGCATTTCGAGGATGTACCGTACTATCAGTAACACTCAGCCTGTATGGAGTAGCAGTTTATGTGAGGAAATGGCTTCTACAAAGGGGCATGTTGGAAGGAAAAGAGCTCTGGACACCTTtagagttgttgttttttacacaTCCACCAGTCTCAAGAAAAAGCAACTGCTATCATTAGACTGTCTGTCTGGTCTTTCATAGCCATTTACTCTGTTCTGCCCCTCTTGGGCCTCTCAGagcaaccctaacccaaaccagtCAATGCACCtttcactgaaacccttaaatcAACCGCTGGAGCGCTGATTTCAGTAGAAATGGCTTTCATAACAG
This genomic stretch from Salvelinus alpinus chromosome 15, SLU_Salpinus.1, whole genome shotgun sequence harbors:
- the LOC139539731 gene encoding putative nuclease HARBI1; amino-acid sequence: MKAQNCVFLSALTMACPFVRDVVDEEALVLRRAFRRERVFRDRLDPLAFPDDHLYERYRFSADGIRYLCRLLRPRIKHRTARSHALSVEQMVCVALRFFASGAFLYSVGDAEQLNKATICRTIRSVCLAIKALADVFISFPGHRRLCDIKEEFYRIAGFPNVIGAVDCTHIRIKAPSGAHEADFVNRKSFHSINVQMVCNADCVISNVVAKWPGSVHDSRIFRASEIYQCLSQGEFSGVLLGDRGYGCQPFLLTPFTDPQEAQQAYNHAHARTRARVEMTFGLLKARFHCLHKLRVSPVRACDITVACAVLHNVACLRKERAPRVPPAMDWDNPAIFPDDDSGRLLRDQYVLNYFS